In Oceanobacillus sp. FSL K6-2867, one DNA window encodes the following:
- a CDS encoding ATP-binding cassette domain-containing protein, which produces METMLSVKNLEKAFKDKQIIKDISFDVREGEIMAILGPNGAGKSTTIRNIMGIMYPDAGSIEFLNSNGKDIPRNKIGYLPEERGLYKNVNVMDILLYLAELKDYPLDKAKERALDYLKKFDLEGKDKVSVEELSKGMGQKVQFIASVIHEPELLILDEPFSGLDPVSQELFKQEIRSLAEKGTAILLSSHQMNLVEEMADRLFMIHRGQKVIYGTMDDVKTQYANFKCTIHGKNTYDDLVRLPGVQRVEQEDDKSILYLASDIHPASWLKHLPEQLVIHELTIDRISLHEIFIDIATDKNLLQEAGELHA; this is translated from the coding sequence ATGGAAACAATGTTATCGGTAAAAAACTTAGAAAAGGCTTTTAAAGACAAGCAAATTATTAAAGACATTAGCTTCGATGTTCGTGAAGGTGAAATCATGGCAATTCTTGGGCCAAATGGGGCCGGGAAGTCAACAACAATCCGTAATATTATGGGGATTATGTATCCAGATGCTGGTTCGATTGAATTCCTAAATAGCAATGGGAAAGATATTCCGCGCAATAAAATTGGCTATTTACCAGAGGAACGCGGTCTCTATAAAAATGTCAACGTAATGGATATTCTGCTCTATTTAGCCGAGCTAAAAGACTACCCGCTAGACAAGGCAAAAGAGCGCGCGCTGGACTACTTGAAAAAATTTGACCTAGAAGGTAAGGATAAGGTTTCTGTTGAAGAACTTTCCAAAGGGATGGGGCAAAAGGTGCAGTTTATCGCATCTGTCATTCATGAACCAGAGCTGCTCATATTGGATGAACCATTTTCCGGACTCGATCCTGTAAGTCAAGAGTTGTTCAAGCAGGAAATTCGCAGCCTGGCGGAAAAAGGAACTGCTATCTTACTATCATCCCATCAAATGAATCTTGTAGAAGAAATGGCGGATCGTCTCTTTATGATTCACCGAGGACAGAAGGTGATTTATGGAACAATGGATGACGTGAAAACCCAATATGCCAATTTTAAATGTACCATTCACGGAAAAAATACTTACGATGACTTGGTACGCCTTCCCGGTGTTCAGCGCGTTGAGCAAGAGGATGACAAATCCATTCTCTATTTAGCAAGTGACATCCACCCTGCCAGCTGGCTAAAGCATTTACCAGAACAGCTCGTCATACACGAACTAACTATCGACCGGATATCGCTTCATGAAATATTTATTGATATTGCAACAGATAAAAACCTATTACAGGAAGCAGGTGAGCTTCATGCGTAA
- a CDS encoding M23 family metallopeptidase, which produces MTLAIIQVFVIQVILPVAFILSLWKTKYPTRLDWVIQLLFTVVFITWLFLSGRWDWVGIYLKYVWVLLLIPAIYLSWKNTKSLPFRTKLNRSQKFSRGFNIVLLLIFGLYTTSSVSGYSTEDEPIDLAFPLKDGSYYIAHGGSATQINYHNAYEPQQYALDIVKLNPFGTRANGIYPKKLDNYEIYGDVLYSACSGSVVETKNNSPDLIPPKSNPDQPMGNFVAIECDEADFILYNAHLLEGSITVAAGERIEAGEQIGQIGNSGNTSEPHLHIHAEKDGIGVPLLFDGVFLIRNDVVKKKG; this is translated from the coding sequence ATGACTTTAGCTATTATCCAAGTATTTGTCATACAGGTTATCCTACCCGTCGCTTTTATTTTATCTTTATGGAAAACAAAATATCCAACCCGCCTTGATTGGGTCATCCAGTTACTATTTACCGTTGTATTTATTACATGGCTATTTCTTTCAGGGCGATGGGATTGGGTAGGAATATACCTGAAGTATGTATGGGTGCTTTTGTTAATTCCTGCTATTTATCTGTCTTGGAAAAATACCAAATCACTTCCGTTCCGTACGAAGCTTAACAGGAGCCAAAAATTTTCAAGAGGATTTAATATCGTATTATTACTTATTTTTGGCCTATATACGACTTCTAGTGTGAGTGGTTATTCCACAGAGGATGAACCCATTGATCTTGCTTTTCCATTAAAGGACGGGTCTTATTATATTGCACATGGTGGCAGCGCGACACAGATAAACTATCACAATGCCTATGAGCCTCAACAGTATGCGCTTGACATTGTAAAATTAAATCCCTTTGGTACACGAGCAAATGGTATTTACCCGAAAAAACTCGATAACTATGAAATTTATGGGGATGTACTCTACAGTGCATGTAGTGGAAGTGTAGTGGAAACAAAAAATAACTCACCTGATTTAATACCACCAAAATCAAACCCGGATCAACCAATGGGAAATTTTGTTGCTATCGAATGCGATGAGGCGGACTTTATTCTGTATAACGCTCATTTGTTGGAAGGAAGTATTACGGTTGCAGCAGGTGAACGAATAGAAGCTGGTGAACAGATCGGTCAAATTGGAAATTCCGGAAACACCTCCGAGCCCCATCTCCATATCCATGCTGAAAAAGATGGCATAGGAGTTCCACTTCTATTTGATGGAGTATTTCTAATCCGAAATGATGTAGTAAAAAAGAAAGGGTGA
- a CDS encoding ABC transporter ATP-binding protein codes for MKPFAEITQVKKKIDNFHLGPINLTIEPGTITSLVGNNGSGKSTLMKLMMNLANTDSGSINLFNQNVSGDEEQWKSFVAYQSQKMIGWDAFTGEKLKGFIAPLYEHWDEQLFHRLVERFAVPLDQRFSKLSQGSQQKLTLALTIPRNTALLLLDEPTAYLDIPAKTHLMDVLVDWMEQGERSIVIASHQIEDIKKLSDYLFVLRNGEMVGNFEKEALTERYKRYWLRSELTESSIPGEVFRDRIQVVSNHPEATEHYLREKGLQWTNQSSLDLEEIITSLLSPTR; via the coding sequence TTGAAACCTTTTGCAGAGATAACCCAGGTAAAAAAGAAAATAGATAATTTTCATCTTGGACCAATCAATTTAACAATTGAACCCGGAACAATTACATCACTTGTTGGCAATAATGGCTCTGGAAAAAGTACATTAATGAAGCTGATGATGAATCTAGCAAATACTGACAGTGGCAGTATTAATTTATTTAATCAAAATGTTTCTGGTGATGAAGAGCAATGGAAATCATTTGTTGCCTATCAGTCACAAAAAATGATCGGATGGGACGCTTTTACTGGAGAGAAATTAAAAGGTTTTATTGCCCCACTTTACGAACATTGGGATGAACAGCTTTTCCACCGCCTTGTTGAACGTTTTGCTGTTCCTTTGGATCAACGCTTTTCCAAACTTTCTCAAGGGTCACAGCAGAAACTCACACTTGCACTGACCATTCCAAGGAATACTGCTTTATTACTTTTGGATGAACCGACAGCATACCTTGATATTCCAGCGAAAACTCACCTTATGGACGTTCTAGTAGACTGGATGGAACAAGGGGAACGCTCCATTGTTATAGCAAGTCATCAAATTGAAGATATTAAGAAACTTTCTGACTATCTATTCGTATTACGTAATGGGGAGATGGTAGGGAACTTTGAAAAAGAAGCACTGACAGAACGCTACAAGCGTTATTGGTTACGCAGCGAACTAACTGAATCATCTATTCCTGGTGAAGTTTTTCGGGATCGTATTCAAGTGGTATCCAATCATCCAGAAGCAACGGAACACTATTTACGAGAAAAAGGTTTACAATGGACGAACCAATCTTCACTTGATTTGGAAGAGATTATTACGTCGTTACTGTCACCCACTAGATAA
- a CDS encoding GntR family transcriptional regulator, translated as MCALQLPIHLSNESREPIYHQIEHQLKALIASGHIQAGTALPSIRGLAKDLEISVITIRRAYQNLEYQGFIETKQGKGTFVCDIEDALKQQVKIRSVYETFERSVETAMSYNYTTEQIEEIFHNILMNYKKGE; from the coding sequence GTGTGTGCTTTGCAGCTGCCGATTCATCTTTCCAACGAATCCCGTGAACCTATATACCATCAGATCGAACATCAGTTAAAGGCATTAATCGCTAGTGGGCATATTCAAGCAGGTACAGCACTTCCATCTATTCGGGGACTTGCAAAGGATCTTGAAATAAGTGTGATTACGATTCGACGTGCCTATCAAAATTTAGAATATCAAGGATTTATTGAAACGAAGCAAGGAAAAGGAACTTTTGTATGTGACATTGAGGACGCCTTGAAACAGCAAGTGAAGATAAGATCTGTCTATGAAACATTTGAAAGATCTGTAGAAACAGCAATGAGCTATAACTATACGACTGAGCAGATTGAAGAAATCTTCCATAACATTCTGATGAACTATAAGAAGGGAGAGTAA